Proteins from a genomic interval of Deltaproteobacteria bacterium:
- a CDS encoding 2-oxoacid:acceptor oxidoreductase family protein has translation MASLLNPHRPPVFCPGCSHDRSLHSLDRALQHLGLSGSEVAIVSDIGCCGLFDTFFATHALHGLHGRALTYAAGLKLARPDLTVVATMGDGGMGIGGAHLLAACRRNLNVTLLVLNNFNFGMTGGQFSCTTPAEAAVASGLLNTLEKPMDICSVAAAAGAPYVRRCSVYHKDLAAILAEAISFEGFAVVDVWGLCPGRYLRWNRMSPRQMQTLMDELPPFTGAVAANQRPEYGGRYQQQMRAKRRREPWPEYQSDFAPLLQARREIVLLGSAGGRVISAGLLLARAAISSGMHVTQKNDYNVTVMRGPSVSELILSPEPIDFTGVEQPDIVVALSPEGVARGRPFFARLDSEGQVLLAKGVDIPATAAEVQQLDFKSAGIRRKEAALAALSFLARQRKVISLEMLEDAINRTFKGAKLARAMEIVARAAKMPG, from the coding sequence ATGGCGAGTCTGCTCAATCCCCATAGGCCGCCGGTTTTCTGCCCTGGCTGTTCGCACGACAGAAGCCTGCACAGCCTGGACCGCGCCTTGCAGCATCTGGGCCTCAGCGGCAGTGAAGTGGCCATTGTGAGCGACATAGGCTGCTGCGGGCTCTTTGACACCTTTTTTGCTACTCATGCCCTGCACGGCCTGCACGGCCGGGCCCTTACCTATGCGGCTGGCCTCAAGCTGGCCCGTCCCGACCTCACCGTGGTGGCAACCATGGGAGACGGCGGCATGGGCATTGGCGGGGCCCACCTGCTGGCGGCCTGCCGCCGCAATCTGAATGTGACCTTGCTGGTGCTCAACAATTTCAATTTTGGCATGACGGGCGGCCAGTTTTCCTGTACCACGCCAGCAGAGGCTGCTGTGGCCTCTGGACTCCTGAACACCCTGGAAAAGCCAATGGACATCTGCAGCGTTGCTGCAGCTGCGGGCGCACCCTACGTGAGACGCTGTTCAGTGTACCACAAAGATCTTGCTGCCATTCTGGCAGAGGCCATTTCCTTTGAAGGTTTTGCCGTGGTGGATGTCTGGGGGCTGTGCCCGGGCCGCTATCTCAGGTGGAACAGGATGTCACCCAGGCAGATGCAGACTCTCATGGACGAGCTGCCGCCTTTTACTGGTGCGGTTGCGGCCAACCAGCGCCCTGAATACGGTGGCAGGTATCAGCAGCAAATGCGGGCGAAGAGGCGCAGAGAACCATGGCCGGAATACCAGAGTGATTTTGCGCCTCTGCTGCAGGCGAGAAGGGAAATAGTTTTGCTCGGCAGTGCCGGCGGCCGGGTGATTTCCGCCGGTCTGCTGCTGGCCCGGGCTGCCATTTCCAGCGGCATGCATGTGACTCAAAAAAATGACTACAACGTGACAGTCATGCGGGGGCCCTCGGTCAGCGAACTCATCCTCTCTCCCGAGCCTATTGACTTCACCGGGGTTGAACAGCCGGATATTGTGGTGGCTCTGTCACCTGAGGGGGTCGCCAGAGGCAGACCGTTCTTTGCACGTCTCGACTCGGAAGGTCAGGTTCTGCTGGCAAAGGGAGTGGACATACCAGCCACTGCTGCAGAGGTGCAGCAACTGGACTTCAAATCCGCAGGCATCCGCAGGAAGGAAGCAGCACTTGCTGCACTCAGTTTTCTGGCCAGACA